A DNA window from Porites lutea chromosome 6, jaPorLute2.1, whole genome shotgun sequence contains the following coding sequences:
- the LOC140940542 gene encoding neuronal acetylcholine receptor subunit alpha-2-like, producing the protein MRGYNKHAHPIPEQNKSIYAVTFGLELVQLVNVDDKNQIITTNVWVRQKWRNLLLTWQPEKYGGIKRVRIEPTLIWIPDIVLYNNADNEFGGGLEKYKTRVIIDHEGWCAWYTPTSFRSTCPIDVTHFPFDQQTCMMKFGSWTFEVVDLDINADDSPLHSTQYVKSAEWDLLGASKKRNVEKYACCDHPFSDVTITFVFKRKPLFYIFNLIVPCTIIMSMVLLGFFLPPESGERITLSITVLLAMAVFLQLAAENLPRNSENVPVLGIFYITVMIEVASSLVATCYILHVHHRNSGTAVVPVPGWVNAYILRKLGRYLGVKKPVTEDKYDLSAENDFKRISLMKRDLEKTLGNSISKNKLKNKLLPDVSSGESTLRPTLSSPEEFNMSSSVYSVSSTLPTIDLPQGKDDSGSGDSNSAKTAQGVMVLVDSLKHRRQIEKNQEEWRHLAMVLDRLFFWIFVAIIVISTFVVLGRIYH; encoded by the exons ATGAGGGGATACAACAAACACGCGCATCCGATCCCAGAacagaacaaaagtatatacgCTGTGACATTTGGGTTGGAACTGGTTCAGCTCGTTAACGTG gacGACAAAAATCAGATCATAACTACTAATGTGTGGGTAAGACAG AAATGGAGGAATCTTCTTCTAACCTGGCAGCCGGAGAAGTACGGAGGCATCAAACGAGTCCGCATTGAGCCAACTCTGATTTGGATACCTGATATCGTTCTCTACAACAA TGCGGACAATGAGTTCGGCGGTGGACTTGAAAAATACAAGACCCGTGTCATTATTGATCACGAGGGCTGGTGTGCATGGTACACGCCAACCTCGTTTCGGAGCACGTGTCCAATTGACGTCACGCACTTTCCCTTTGACCAGCAAACGTGCATGATGAAGTTTGGCTCGTGGACGTTTGAGGTTGTCGACCTCGACATTAACGCGGACGACTCTCCCCTTCATTCCACCCAGTATGTTAAAAGTGCCGAGTGGGATCTTCTGGGGGCCTCTAAGAAACGGAATGTCGAAAAATACGCTTGTTGCGATCACCCGTTTTCAGATGTCACCATAACTTTCGTGTTCAAACGGAAGCCCTTGTTTTACATCTTCAACTTAATAGTGCCTTGTACGATAATCATGTCCATGGTGCTGTTGGGATTTTTTCTGCCTCCGGAATCCGGAGAGCGAATTACACTCAGTATAACAGTGTTACTTGCAATGGCGGTGTTTCTTCAACTTGCCGCAGAGAATCTACCGCGTAACTCGGAAAACGTACCTGTATTGGGGATCTTCTACATCACAGTTATGATTGAAGTGGCTTCCTCCTTGGTGGCCACGTGTTACATCTTGCATGTCCACCATAGGAATTCTGGGACGGCTGTAGTTCCAGTTCCCGGATGGGTCAATGCTTACATACTGCGCAAGCTGGGGAGATACTTGGGCGTCAAGAAACCTGTAACAGAAGACAAATACGATTTGTCAGCAGAGAACGATTTTAAGAGAATTTCTTTGATGAAAAGAGACCTAGAAAAGACACTCGGAAATAGCATCAGcaaaaacaagttgaaaaacaaactattgCCGGATGTGTCATCCGGCGAATCAACCTTAAGGCCGACTCTAAGTTCTCCCGAAGAATTTAACATGAGTTCTTCTGTATACTCAGTTTCAAGCACGCTTCCGACTATCGACCTCCCCCAGGGGAAAGATGATAGTGGCAGCGGGGACAGCAACAGCGCTAAGACCGCGCAAGGAGTGATGGTATTGGTTGACAGTCTAAAGCATCGTAGACAGATTGAAAAGAACCAAGAGGAGTGGAGACATCTTGCCATGGTCCTTGACAGATTGTTTTTCTGGATCTTTGTGGCGATAATTGTGATTTCTACTTTCGTTGTACTCGGTAGAATCTACCACTAG